One stretch of Emys orbicularis isolate rEmyOrb1 chromosome 5, rEmyOrb1.hap1, whole genome shotgun sequence DNA includes these proteins:
- the LOC135879761 gene encoding C-X-C motif chemokine 10-like, with the protein MKGTWAVVLCSLLLIAAEIQGQLTSGQGRCSCTEKGSDFIQPKALGKIEVIPKSSSCDHVEIIATMKSTGEQRCLNPNSKRVEKMMTALIKKRSSQSTHR; encoded by the exons ATGAAGGGAACCTGGGCTGTCGTCCTTTGTTCACTGCTCCTGATTGCAGCTGAAATTCAAG GGCAGCTGACCTCGGGACAAGGACGTTGCAGCTGCACAGAGAAAGGTTCTGATTTCATTCAGCCAAAAGCCTTAGGAAAAATAGAAGTGATTCCCAAGAGCTCTTCCTGTGACCATGTTGAGATCAT TGCGACAATGAAGTCCACTGGAGAGCAAAGATGCTTGAACCCGAATTCCAAACGGGTGGAGAAGATGATGACAGCCCTCATCAAGAAAAG GTCTTCACAAAGCACTCACCGGTAA
- the LOC135879784 gene encoding C-X-C motif chemokine 10-like: protein MKGTWAVVLCSLLLIAAEIQGQLTSGQGRCSCTEKGSNFIQPKALGKIEVIPKSSSCDHVEIIATIKSTGEQRCLNPNAKWVEKMMTALIKKRSSQSTHR, encoded by the exons ATGAAGGGAACCTGGGCTGTCGTCCTTTGTTCACTGCTCCTGATTGCAGCTGAAATTCAAG GGCAGCTGACCTCGGGACAAGGACGTTGCAGCTGCACAGAGAAAGGTTCTAATTTCATTCAGCCAAAAGCCTTAGGAAAAATAGAAGTGATTCCCAAGAGCTCTTCCTGTGACCATGTTGAGATCAT TGCGACAATTAAGTCCACTGGAGAGCAAAGATGCTTGAACCCGAATGCCAAATGGGTGGAGAAGATGATGACAGCCCTCATCAAGAAAAG GTCTTCACAAAGCACTCACCGGTAA